Genomic DNA from Methanofollis sp. W23:
TCGCCCTGGTCCCAGACCTGAAGAGAGAAGGCGACCGAAGGCGTCCCCTGGTTCGAGGCCTCCAGCGCCGCCCCGATCGTGCCCGAGGTCATGATCGACTCATAACTGAGGTTCTCGCCGATGTTGACCCCGCTCACCACCAGGTCGGGCTTGAGGTCAAGGGCAAAGAGCCCGATGATCACCGAGTCAGTCGGTTTACCGCCGACCGCATAGGCCGGCACCCCGTCGACCGCGATCTTCGTCGCCCTGATCGGCTCGAAGATCGAGATCGAGCGTCCGACCGCACTCTGCTGGGTCGCGGGAGCCACGACCGTCACGTCGGCGATCTCGGAGAGCGCCTCATATGCCGCCCAGATCCCGTTGGAATATACACCATCATCATTGGTGAGGAGAATCTTCCGGTCCATCGTTGGTTGAATGAGTGTACCCCCTTCCCTGATAGTCGTTTGCGATCAATATCTACATCTTCGGTCGGTGCCAATCCAGTAATGAATGAGGGCATTTCTTGCTGAATACACAGTCTTCCATGACCCCGACCTCGCGGTGGAAGGGCGGGCCATGCTGAAGATCCTCTCTGAGAGTTTTGCACGCTGTGGCTACGAAGTGGTCTATCCGCGCGACGGAGACCTGATGGCCGAGATCGAGGGCCTCGCTCCTGACTGCGACGTCGGACTGATCATCGCCCCCGACCACCTCCTCGCCCCCCTCACTAAAAAACTCGAAGACTGCACACGTAACATCGGATGCGGATCGATGAACATCGCCCTCTGCGCCAACAAAAAGCGGTCTCTCCAGGTGCTTGCCGCACACGGCATCCCGGTCCCTGCAGAGAAGACCGACGGACTTAAGGTGGTGAAACCGATCCGTGGGTGCGACACCTACAACACCAGACTCACCGAGGCGTCGCCAGGCCCCGACGAGATCGGGCAGGAATATATCGAGGGCGAACCCATGTCGGTCAGCCTCATCGGGAGCCGGATCGTCGGCGAAGCCTGTCTCTACTTCTCAGGAGCAGAACCGCTCGTCCTCTCCCTCAACCGGCAGAAGATCACCCTCGGCGAGGACGGCTACTTCGCCTACCATGGCGGCGAGACCCCGGTCGACCACTCCATGAAAGACGAGATCGTCAGGACCGCCGTGGAGGCGGCGACGGTACTCGGGTGCCAGGGCTATGTCGGGGTCGACCTCGTCGTCGGCGACCGCCCCTATGTGCTGGAAGTAAACCCCAGGATGACGACGAGCATGGTCGGGATCGCCGCCTGCATGGAGGAAGAGATCGCCGCCCTCCTCGTCGACGCCTCCCACGGGGACGTGCCGGCCGACGGAGTGCATCTCAAAGGAAGAGTGGAGTTCGACCGCGAGGGGCGGGTGACGCCCCTATGATCGGCATCGACATCGGCGGGGCGAATCTGAAGGTGGTGGACAGAGACGGAGCCCACATCCATTACTGTCCCCTCTGGAAGGAGGCCCCGCTCACCGACCTGCTTGCTCCCTATGCTAAAGGCGGCGTGAACGCCGCGGTCGTGATGAGCGGCGAACTTGCCGACAGTTTCTCGTCCAAGGCCGAGGGGATCAAATTTATCGTGGATGCCGTGCAGGAGTCTTTCCCTGACGCCCTCTTCTACGGGACCGACGGGACCTTCCATGAAGGTCCGGTGCCCGAACTCGCCGCCGCGAACTGGCTGGCTTCTGCAGACTATCTCCGCGGCCGTTATCCCAACGCCACCCTCCTTGACGTCGGGAGCACCACCGCCGACATCATCCCGCTCAACACCTTCGACGACCTCTGCGGGCTCACCGACCTCCTCCGCCTCCAGCAGGGCTACCTGGTCTACACCGGGATGCTCAGGACAAATGTCGCCACCCTGGTCAGGGCCGTCGAGGTGGGAGGAGTCTTCACCCCGGTCTCGACCGAATACTTCGCGTGCAGCGGCGACGTCCACCTGGTCCTCGGCCAGATCAAACCAGAAGACTATACTGCGCCCACCCCGGACGGTGGCCCTGTCACCGTGGAAGCGGCGATGCGCCGGCTTGCCAGGGTCGTCTGCGCCGACCTCGAAGAGATCGGCGAAGAGGCGGTACGGGGGATCGCCGTCCAGTGCTGGTCTGCCCAGGCCGGGATGATCGTCAGGGCGGTCGGCACCTGCATGGGAACCCACGGGTGCAACCAGGTCCTCTGCGGCGGGATCGGGTCGCCGGTCTTTGCCGGGATGCTCTCTGGCACCGACCTGAACCGTGAGCTCAATGGGATGGCCGACGCCCTGCCCGCGTATGCCGTCCTGGAGGTGGCAGAACGCGATCCGTCACGCTGAGCCTGCTCCTCCTTGCAGGCTCACTCCTCGTCACGGCAGTCTGCTTTCTCTCAGGACTCCCGTTTTTCATTCTCTTCCTCTTCATCCCGCTCATCCCCTTCCTTGGACGGAGACCGCGGCAGGTGAAGCGGTGCCCGGTCTGCGGCTGGGAGACCACAGGCCGCGAGGACTTCTGCCCCTGGGACGGGAGTCACCTGGCTCCTGCCGATGGTGAGAGAGATGAGTGAGAGGAGAGATCCGGGCAGGTGCAGTCCCCAGAGTTCGATGGACGGGATCGACCCGAGTTCGAGAGCGGCATAGTTCCTGACCGAGCCGCGGTCGAGGACGATGCCCATGGCGGCAAGAACCCGTGCCGCCCGGCTGAAAGAATACTCCCTGGCAAACACCCGGCAGAGGTCGACGACCGGTGCCCCCACCCTGGTGTCAGGATAGAAAGGGGCCGGGGCCGAACAGAGCGCTCTGCACCGGGTACAATAATATCGCCGCACCCAGACCGAGATCTCAGTGCGTCCTTTTGCGGTTTTAATCACTGCAAACCGCCGTTTCTTCATGTCATGCCCCCGCACCTCCCCGCCACACTCCGGACAACTGGAAAGGTCTGAGAATTCCACGCCGTCAAGCGCCGAGAACGAGGTCGCGACAAGGTCGGCGAGCATGGGCGGCACAGGCACCTGCATACTCTACTCCTGCGCTCCCCCACTTTTTCAATCTATCAGCATGGGAAGGTAAACCAAAACCCATGCAGGTTAATGAGGTGTGATTCCAAAATCAGGAGACATGAGGGCGTCCGTCCACCACTATTCACCAAATACGATCGCGAGAGGGGGTAACCTTATATGCCGTCTCTGTGACATTTTTCCATCCGAGGTTTTTCCATGGACGTAAAGTATGTTCGAACGACATGCCCGTACTGCGGTACCGGGTGTTCCTTCAACCTCGTGGTCAAGGACGGAAAGGTCTGCGGCGTCCAGCCGTACCACCGTTCCCCTGTCAACGAGGGAAAGGTCTGCCCCAAGGGCACCTATGCATGGGAATTTGTGAACCGTGAGGACCGCCTCACCACGCCGCTCATCAAGAAGGACGGCGAGTTTGTCGAAGCGACCTGGGAAGAGGCCTACGACCTCATCGCCCAGAAGCTCAAGTCCTTCAAGCCTGACGAGATGGCCTGCCTCTCCTCAGCCCGTACCTCCAACGAGGACAACTACGCGCTGATGAAGTTCGCCCGTGGCGCCCTCAAGACCCGCCACATCGACCACTGCGCCCGTCTCTGCCACGCGTCAACCGTCGCAGGGCTTGCCGCCTCCTTCGGCTCAGGCGCGATGACCAACTCCATCCTGGACATCGCCGAGTCCAAGTGCGTCTTTATCATCGGGTCCAACACCTTTGAGCAGCACCCGCTCATCGGCCGCAAGATCATGCAGGCAAAGATGAACGGTGCAAAGGTCATCTACGCCGACCCGCGTCTCACCGCCACCGGCAAGCAGGCCGACCTGTACATGCAGTTCCGCTCTGGTTCCGATGTCGCCATCCTGAACTGTATCATGGGCGAGATCATCCGCAATGGCTGGGAAGACAAGGAATGGATCCAGAACCGTGCAAAGAACTATGAAGAACTGAAAGAAGTTGTTCTGAAGGACGACTACCTGCCCGAGAATGTCGAGAAGATCTCCGGCATCCCGGCAGATCAGCTCAAGACCGCGGCAGAGTGGATCGGGACCGCCGAGTCGTCTGCCCTTCTCTACTCGATGGGTATCACCCAGCACACCGTCGGTGTCGACAACGTGAAGTCCACCGCAAACCTCCAGATGCTCACCGGCAACATCGGAAAGCGCGGAGGCGGTGTGAACGCACTCCGTGGCCAGAACAACGTGCAGGGCGCCTGCGACATGGGTGCACTCCCGGTCGTCTTCACCGCCTACCAGAAGGTCACCGACGAAGCCGTCCACAAGAAGTTCGCCGACGCATGGGGCTTCCCCGACGGGATCTGCGAGCCGAAGAACGGCTACGAGGTCACCGTCATGATGGACGTCCTCACCGACAACCCTGGCGAGCTCAAGGCGATGTACATCATGGGCGAGAACCCGATGCTCTCCGACCCTGACCTCACCCACGTCGAGAAGGCACTCAAGAGCCTTGAGTTCCTGGTCGTGCAGGACATCTTCATGACCGAGACCGCCGCCATCGCCGACGTCGTGCTCCCGGCCACCTGCTATGCAGAGAAGACCGGCACCCAGACCTCGACTGAGCGGCGTGTCCAGATGTGGCACAAGGCCCAGGACGCCCCAGGCGACGCCAAGCTCGACTGGCAGATCCTCGCCGAACTCGCCGCCAAGATGGGCTATGCCGACCAGTTCTCCTGGAAGACGTCAGAGGATGTCTTCAACGAGATGCGCTCACTCACTCCCTCCTATGCAGGGATGACCTACGAGCGGCTCGAGAAGCCTGAAGCACTCCACTGGCCGTGCCCCACAGAGGACCACCCCGGGACCCCGATCCTCCACATCGGCAAGTGCTCCCACCCAGACGGCATGGGTGTCATGCACCCAATCGAGTGGAAGCCGCCGGCGGAAGTTCCTGACGAGGAGTACCCGCTTGTCCTCACCACCGGCAGGTGCCTCTTCCACTGGCACACCGGTTCCATGACCCGCCGTTCCGAGCACCTCCACGCCGAGGTCCCGACCGGCTGGATCGAACTCAACCCCGAGGATGCCAAGGAACTCGGCATCGTCGATGGTGAGATGGTCAAGGCGACCTCCCGCCGTGGTACCGTCAATGTCCCGGCAAAGGTCACGAAGGATATCATGAAGGGTGTCACTTTCATGCCGTTCCACTTTGCCGAGTGCGCAGCAAACGTTCTCACCAACAATGCCCTCGACCCGATCGCCAAGATCCCGGAGTTCAAGGCATGTGCGGTGAAGGTTGAGAAGATCCAGGAGGCCTGAAAATGTCAGCAAAAGGCGATATGTATTACGCATGGTCAACCGACGAGGACCTCCTTGCAAAGGGAGAGTGCGGCGGCGCAGTCTCTTCGCTCCTCAAGTTCGCCCTTGAGAGCAAGATGGTCGACGCGGTCCTGGCCGTGAAGAAGGGTGCGGATATCTACGATGCGGTCCCGACCATCATCACCGACCCCGAAGAGATCGCAGAGACTGCAGGATCCCTCCACTGTGGGACGCTCCTGCTCTCCAAGCTCTTCAAGAAGTACCTCAACGGTGCCAACGACATGAAGATCGCGGTCACCGTCAAGGGCTGCGACGCAATGGGTATCTACGAACTTGCCAAGAGGAAGCAGATCAACCTCGACAATGTCGTGATGATCGGCCTCAACTGTGGGGGTACGGTCAGCCCGGTCACCGCCCGCACGATGATCGCCGACAAGTTCGAGACCGACCCTGACACTGTCGTGAAGGAAGAGATCGACAAGGGTCAGTTCATCATCGAGACTGCCGACGGCGAGCACAAGGGCATCAAGATGGACGAGCTCGAAGAGGAAGGCTATGGCCGCAGGTCAAACTGCCGCCGGTGCAAGACCAAGGTTCCACGTCAGGCCGACCTTGCCTGTGGGAACTGGGGTGTCATCGGGGACAAGGCCGGCAAGGCCACCTTCATCGAGGTCTGCTCCGAGAAGGGCGCAAACCTCCTCGACGAGGCCATCAAGGCAGGCAAACTCTCCACCGAGGCTCCGAACCCGAAGGGTATCGAGATCCGCGGCAAGGTCGAGAACGCCATGCTCAAGCTCGGCGACTCCTGGCGTGCAAAGGACTTCGCCGCGCTCGGCGAAGGCAGCGACCGCCTGAAGAAGATCATCGAGGAGACCTCCCGGTGTATCAAGTGCTACCAGTGCATTGAGAACTGTCCGATCTGCTACTGTGTCGAGTGCTCCACCAAGAAGCCGTACCTGGTCAAGCCAGGTGAGGTCCCGCCGAACTTCATGTTCCACCTCATCAGGTTCGCCCACATCTCTGACTCCTGTGTCAACTGTGGTCAGTGCCAGGAACTCTGTGCAATGGACATCCCGAACTCGCTGTTCATGCACGCCCTCCAGGTCGATCTCCAGGAGATGTTCGGGTTTGTGCCTGGTGTCGACATGACTCTCCCGGTCCTTGCGCTTGTCGAGGAGAACGAGGAGAGGGACAGGCTCTCTGCCACCGGCAGCGACCAGATCTTCAACATCTTCCAGAAGGAGTAAATCTCCTCACCTTTTTTTTGTTTTCATTCTCCTTCCCGCCCTGAGGGACATTCCTCCTGACATTTTGGGTGTGTAAAATCCCTTGCCCTTTCCGGGAGGGCCAAGTCTACCCTGGTGGTCACCGCACATTTTCATCCAGGGGCCATGCGGCACGTCCTCTGGTGGAGGATAGGGATCAGGCATGCATGCCTGATCGTACGGTTGGAGATGAACCTGGTGGCTCCCGGCAAGAAGAGAAAACTCTATCTGTCACACGGCGGAGGGGGATGCATGGACCGTTCGGCATGGTACGCCTCGCTGAAGAAACCGTGGTTCACCCCGCCGGCCAGCATCTTCGGCCCGGTATGGGCCGTGCTCTATCTCCTGATGGGGGGTGCGGCACTCCTCGTGGTCTTCGAGGGCGGGCCGCACGCCCCGCCGGCGCTCATCGCCTTCGGGGTGCAGGTGGTCATCAACCTCCTCTGGCCCATGGTCTTCTGGCGACGCCGTTCCCTTGCCGGAAGTGTGGGGGTGATCCTCCTCCTCTGGGTCGCAGTGCTCGCAACGATCGTCCTCTTCTCGCGGGTCTCCGGTCTGGCCGCCGTCCTCCTCATTCCCTATCTCCTCTGGGTGACACTGGCCGCCTTTCTCAGCGGGGCGATCTGGCGGTTGAACCCCGCCCCGTCCGGGTGACGGGATGAGTGCGTGACCGGCGGGCAGAAAGGCGCGCAAGGAGTTCGGCGGCACGCCCATGAATGGCAGGAAAAGAGGTTTAATACATATCATTTATCTCCTATCCGGGAGATCTTTATCTGGAGATGGAGTATATGAATTCTGCCCCGTCAGAGAGTCTGAAAAACCTTGCCGCTCTGAAATCTTGTGGTAACAGCATGGAAAAGTCTATTATAGACGACTCCTGTATCCTTGAATCACTCCCGACACCAGTTGTTGCGCTCTCACGCACAGGAGACCTCACCGTCTTCAACCGGGCCGCTGCAGATCTCTTCAAGGTCGACCAGGACAATGCCGTCGGCCAATCCGCAGAGGCAGTCATCCCAGCGGCATGTGCCTATATCCTCAGAAAAATTGCGCGGCGTTCTGCTGAATTCTGCGTCGTCTCCCGGGCCACCCTGACCCATGCAGGCAGGGACCATGCAGTCCTCGCCGCCCCCCACGTACGCGACGGATCTGTCATCGGTGCGGTCATCGTCATCGGCCCGTCCGCTCCCTCAGCCCCGGCACGGGACCTTGCCCCGGTCCGCGCCGTCAATGGCGGGGGCTACTGGGTGCCGATCTTTGTCCCCTCGTCGACCACTCCCTCGGGGACGCCTTTTGATTCCTGGTGACCGTGGGGCCATCTAAAAACTTTCCGGCCTTCTTTTTGCAGAAACTGGCAATGGATGTGGGTGAGAGATTCTCGGCCATGTAGAATCAGGCATGAACCCCTGGGTCACACATACATGATAAAAATTCCTGGAGTTCTCTGGAGTTGAGGGATCCATGCGCCCCTTCTGAAGCGAGACGCCATGCGGGAGCACCACTCTACCACCCCCTGCCTATCCTCATCATAGGCGCGAGATGGAGGTTAAGATTCAACCGATGAGTGAGAGGGAGCTGGATAACGCTGAAGATGCTTCTATCCTCTGCATATCGGCTTCAAAAAAATTTGGGGAGTTCAAA
This window encodes:
- a CDS encoding Coenzyme F420 hydrogenase/dehydrogenase, beta subunit C-terminal domain; translated protein: MSAKGDMYYAWSTDEDLLAKGECGGAVSSLLKFALESKMVDAVLAVKKGADIYDAVPTIITDPEEIAETAGSLHCGTLLLSKLFKKYLNGANDMKIAVTVKGCDAMGIYELAKRKQINLDNVVMIGLNCGGTVSPVTARTMIADKFETDPDTVVKEEIDKGQFIIETADGEHKGIKMDELEEEGYGRRSNCRRCKTKVPRQADLACGNWGVIGDKAGKATFIEVCSEKGANLLDEAIKAGKLSTEAPNPKGIEIRGKVENAMLKLGDSWRAKDFAALGEGSDRLKKIIEETSRCIKCYQCIENCPICYCVECSTKKPYLVKPGEVPPNFMFHLIRFAHISDSCVNCGQCQELCAMDIPNSLFMHALQVDLQEMFGFVPGVDMTLPVLALVEENEERDRLSATGSDQIFNIFQKE
- a CDS encoding transposase family protein; this translates as MQVPVPPMLADLVATSFSALDGVEFSDLSSCPECGGEVRGHDMKKRRFAVIKTAKGRTEISVWVRRYYCTRCRALCSAPAPFYPDTRVGAPVVDLCRVFAREYSFSRAARVLAAMGIVLDRGSVRNYAALELGSIPSIELWGLHLPGSLLSLISLTIGRSQVTPVPGAEVLAACGLPAADRAPLHLPRSPSKEGDERDEEEENEKRES
- a CDS encoding hydantoinase/oxoprolinase family protein, which gives rise to MIGIDIGGANLKVVDRDGAHIHYCPLWKEAPLTDLLAPYAKGGVNAAVVMSGELADSFSSKAEGIKFIVDAVQESFPDALFYGTDGTFHEGPVPELAAANWLASADYLRGRYPNATLLDVGSTTADIIPLNTFDDLCGLTDLLRLQQGYLVYTGMLRTNVATLVRAVEVGGVFTPVSTEYFACSGDVHLVLGQIKPEDYTAPTPDGGPVTVEAAMRRLARVVCADLEEIGEEAVRGIAVQCWSAQAGMIVRAVGTCMGTHGCNQVLCGGIGSPVFAGMLSGTDLNRELNGMADALPAYAVLEVAERDPSR
- the fdhF gene encoding formate dehydrogenase subunit alpha, whose amino-acid sequence is MDVKYVRTTCPYCGTGCSFNLVVKDGKVCGVQPYHRSPVNEGKVCPKGTYAWEFVNREDRLTTPLIKKDGEFVEATWEEAYDLIAQKLKSFKPDEMACLSSARTSNEDNYALMKFARGALKTRHIDHCARLCHASTVAGLAASFGSGAMTNSILDIAESKCVFIIGSNTFEQHPLIGRKIMQAKMNGAKVIYADPRLTATGKQADLYMQFRSGSDVAILNCIMGEIIRNGWEDKEWIQNRAKNYEELKEVVLKDDYLPENVEKISGIPADQLKTAAEWIGTAESSALLYSMGITQHTVGVDNVKSTANLQMLTGNIGKRGGGVNALRGQNNVQGACDMGALPVVFTAYQKVTDEAVHKKFADAWGFPDGICEPKNGYEVTVMMDVLTDNPGELKAMYIMGENPMLSDPDLTHVEKALKSLEFLVVQDIFMTETAAIADVVLPATCYAEKTGTQTSTERRVQMWHKAQDAPGDAKLDWQILAELAAKMGYADQFSWKTSEDVFNEMRSLTPSYAGMTYERLEKPEALHWPCPTEDHPGTPILHIGKCSHPDGMGVMHPIEWKPPAEVPDEEYPLVLTTGRCLFHWHTGSMTRRSEHLHAEVPTGWIELNPEDAKELGIVDGEMVKATSRRGTVNVPAKVTKDIMKGVTFMPFHFAECAANVLTNNALDPIAKIPEFKACAVKVEKIQEA
- the surE gene encoding 5'/3'-nucleotidase SurE, translating into MDRKILLTNDDGVYSNGIWAAYEALSEIADVTVVAPATQQSAVGRSISIFEPIRATKIAVDGVPAYAVGGKPTDSVIIGLFALDLKPDLVVSGVNIGENLSYESIMTSGTIGAALEASNQGTPSVAFSLQVWDQGDKFDDPRHVGSSFEEAKTVVRDVCERIFARGFPEATDVVNVNIPSKVQGGYEVTHLARKLFHTGVERRLDPRGRPYYWINGPLVDDAEEGTDVHAIRKGNVSVTPITLDCTASGAEAGIRDLLK
- a CDS encoding ATP-grasp domain-containing protein, which gives rise to MRAFLAEYTVFHDPDLAVEGRAMLKILSESFARCGYEVVYPRDGDLMAEIEGLAPDCDVGLIIAPDHLLAPLTKKLEDCTRNIGCGSMNIALCANKKRSLQVLAAHGIPVPAEKTDGLKVVKPIRGCDTYNTRLTEASPGPDEIGQEYIEGEPMSVSLIGSRIVGEACLYFSGAEPLVLSLNRQKITLGEDGYFAYHGGETPVDHSMKDEIVRTAVEAATVLGCQGYVGVDLVVGDRPYVLEVNPRMTTSMVGIAACMEEEIAALLVDASHGDVPADGVHLKGRVEFDREGRVTPL
- a CDS encoding PAS domain-containing protein; the encoded protein is MEKSIIDDSCILESLPTPVVALSRTGDLTVFNRAAADLFKVDQDNAVGQSAEAVIPAACAYILRKIARRSAEFCVVSRATLTHAGRDHAVLAAPHVRDGSVIGAVIVIGPSAPSAPARDLAPVRAVNGGGYWVPIFVPSSTTPSGTPFDSW
- a CDS encoding TspO/MBR family protein, translating into MDRSAWYASLKKPWFTPPASIFGPVWAVLYLLMGGAALLVVFEGGPHAPPALIAFGVQVVINLLWPMVFWRRRSLAGSVGVILLLWVAVLATIVLFSRVSGLAAVLLIPYLLWVTLAAFLSGAIWRLNPAPSG